A genomic window from Nematostella vectensis chromosome 9, jaNemVect1.1, whole genome shotgun sequence includes:
- the LOC5507901 gene encoding lactadherin, giving the protein MEFVLQLLLVILLSWQHAIGHDCKDYLYLMRSFQLQGNVIETNQTTKYGCRQSCHSHKDCFSINYKEKEYRCELNAATHLSHPQMLRPEANAFYALIKTPNRCSNKHCSNEKRCTLVGNKVAYQCNKDCPEKALGMESGAIGDSAITASSINHDLDYVPRYARLNAPSSANNGWIAGPIAAGEYLQVDLGRVVAVTRLPLKGDGTHPCG; this is encoded by the exons ATGGAGTTTGTACTGCAACTCTTATTAGTTATTCTTCTGTCATGGCAACACGCCATTGGCCACGACTGCAAGGACTACTTATACTTGATGCGAAGCTTTCAGCTGCAAGGAAACGTCATCGAAACTAACCAGACTACCAAATACGGTTGTCGACAGAGTTGTCATAGCCACAAGGATTGCTTTTCTATCAACTACAAGGAAAAAGA GTATCGATGCGAGCTGAACGCAGCGACACACTTGTCACATCCCCAAATGTTAAGACCAGAAGCCAACGCATTTTACGCGTTGATTAAAACACCAAACCGCTGCAGTAACAAGCATTGTTCGAATGAAAAGAGATGTACTCTGGTAGGAAACAAGGTGGCATATCAATGCAATAAAG ATTGCCCGGAAAAGGCTCTTGGTATGGAATCAGGAGCTATTGGAGACTCAGCGATAACTGCCTCAAGTATTAATCATGACCTGGATTATGTGCCTCGGTATGCTCGCCTTAATGCGCCATCATCTGCTAATAATGGATGGATAGCTGGGCCCATAGCTGCAGGAGAGTACCTTCAAGTTGACCTTGGACGTGTAGTAGCAGTCACCAGGTTGCCACTCAAGGGAGACGGAACGCACCCATGTGGATGA